The sequence below is a genomic window from Opitutia bacterium.
AGCGCGTCGTCCCGGCCGACCGCCTCGCCACCGCCATCTTCGGCAAGGAAAAGGCTGCCCGCAGCGCCGCCGTGAAGGTTCTCAAGGAGGAGGCCAAGGCCGCCCTCACCGCCGAGCTCGGCGCCGACAAGTTCACCGACGTCGACCTGAACGTCGTGTTCGAAGACCTGCAATACAAGGCCTACCGCCAGACCGTCCTCACCAAGGGCGTCCGCGCCGACGGCCGCGGCCAGAAGGACATCCGTCCGCTCCACGCCGAAGTCGGCGTTCTCCCCCGCGTGCACGGCTCCGCGACCTTCCAGCGTGGCGACACGCAGAACATCGCCATCACCACCCTCGGGCCCACCAAGGTAGCCCAGGAAATGGACGGCCTCACCGTCGGCGCGACCTCCAAGTCGTTCTTCCTTCACTACTACTTCCCGCCGTTCTCCGTCGGCGAAACCGGCCGCTTCACCGGCCCCGGCCGCCGCGAAATCGGCCACGGCGCCCTCGCCGAGCGCTCGCTCGTCCCGGTGCTCCCGCCCGAGGACGTGTTCCCCTACTCCATCCGCGTCGTCTCCGAGATCATGGCCTCCAACGGCTCGACCTCGATGGCTTCGATCTGCGGCGGCTGTCTCTCCCTCATGGACGCGGGCGTGCCGATCATCGCCCCGGTCGCCGGCATCTCCTGCGGTCTCATGACCCAGAACAACGCCGAAGGCGGCATCGAGAAGTGGGTCACGATCACCGACATTCTCGGTGAGGAAGACCACTTCGGCGACATGGACTTCAAGCTCGCCGGCACCACCAAGGGCATCACCGGCTTCCAGCTCGACCTCAAGATCAACGGCCTGCCCTTCGAGATCGCCAAGACCGCGATCTTCCAAGCCCGCGACGCGCGCATCGAGATCCTGAAGACCATGCTCGCCGCCCTCCCGGCGCCGCGCAAGGACCTCAGCACCTACGCCCCCCGCATCCAGACGATCCAGATCGATCCCGAAAAGATCGGCCTGCTCATCGGACCCGGTGGCAAGACGATCCGCCGCATCACCGAGACGACCGGCGCGCAGATCGACATCGCCGAGGACGACTCCGGCAAGGTGTTCATCTACTCGAACAATGCCGACGCGATGAACCGCGCCGTGCAGGAGATCGACGCCCTCTGCGGCGGCGGCGCCCAGATCGAGATGAACAAGATCTACACCGGCCGCGTCACCGGCACGAAGGAGTTCGGCGCGTTCGTCGAGTGTCTCCCGGGCAAGGAAGGCCTCGTGCACATCTCCGAGCTCGCGGACTTCCGCGTCCGCCGCACTGAAGACGTCGTCAAGGTCGGCGACTCCATCACCGTCAAGTGCATCGGCATCGACGAGCGCTCCGGCAAGGTCCGCCTCAGCCGCCGCGCCGCGATGAAGGACCTCGAGCAGCAGAAGCAGCCCGCGGCCGACGCCGCCCCGGCTCCCGCCGCTCCGGCCGCCGACGCCCCCGCGCAATCCTAACGCAACCGGTAGGGGCGGTTGCCCCAACCGCCCTCTTCCGCATCGAAGCCGCGACTCACGTCGCGGCTTTTTCTTTGCCCCCACGGGGACGCCCACCTGCCCCGCGCCACCGCGACGCCCGCGGCCCAGCCCCGATGAATTTGCCGTAATACGGCAAATTCATCGGGACGCGCGCTCGCGTGCTTCGACGCAATTCCGCGCGTGCAACCCGGCGCGCTCTTTCGCTAAACCTCTCCCGAATGACCCGTGTTTTCGTCTCCGGCTGCTACGACATTCTGCACGCCGGTCACGTCCAGTTCTTCCGCGAAGCCAAAGCCCTC
It includes:
- the pnp gene encoding polyribonucleotide nucleotidyltransferase — translated: MNQKHVIEVPGLGIKFSTGTYGNLAGGAVIVTVGETNVMVTACAAQTMRPGQDFFPLTVDYREKYAAAGRFPGGYFKREGRPSEKEILTSRLCDRPCRPLFPEGFLNEVQIIGQLLSADQVNDSDISMVNGASAALAISDIPWAGPIGCVRVALIDGAFVANPTIEQMFSSTLDLIYVGTKKDMLMIEGSADQLPEEEFIKALEFGHQAIQPIIAAIEELVAKCGKPKAQFALVGATPEARAIIERVVPADRLATAIFGKEKAARSAAVKVLKEEAKAALTAELGADKFTDVDLNVVFEDLQYKAYRQTVLTKGVRADGRGQKDIRPLHAEVGVLPRVHGSATFQRGDTQNIAITTLGPTKVAQEMDGLTVGATSKSFFLHYYFPPFSVGETGRFTGPGRREIGHGALAERSLVPVLPPEDVFPYSIRVVSEIMASNGSTSMASICGGCLSLMDAGVPIIAPVAGISCGLMTQNNAEGGIEKWVTITDILGEEDHFGDMDFKLAGTTKGITGFQLDLKINGLPFEIAKTAIFQARDARIEILKTMLAALPAPRKDLSTYAPRIQTIQIDPEKIGLLIGPGGKTIRRITETTGAQIDIAEDDSGKVFIYSNNADAMNRAVQEIDALCGGGAQIEMNKIYTGRVTGTKEFGAFVECLPGKEGLVHISELADFRVRRTEDVVKVGDSITVKCIGIDERSGKVRLSRRAAMKDLEQQKQPAADAAPAPAAPAADAPAQS